In the Calderihabitans maritimus genome, TCTATGTGACTGTAGTTTCCTTGGTGATGCTTGCTTACGCTTTGCGGGCGGAAATTATTACTTCCGCCTTCATTCCGGGAAAAGTGGTCGCAGGTCAGGCCATGGCCAAGGAAGTAAGAGTCTTCTCGCCGCTGTTGACCATTCCCGGCAGTTTAGTCCTGGTGGTTGGGGCCCTTTATTCCTGGGCGCGGAGCGGAGCAACGTATAACCTTTTCATCGCCGGAGGCACCGTCATCATTGCTGCTGCGGGTAGCTTGGCGCGATTGGGCTGGCCCGGAGCCCTTTATCTGGGCGAGATGCTCGGGTCAGTGCTTTTATTTTACGGCTTCATAGGAAGTTGGAAATACTTGCGCCCAATTGAAGAGAGAAAGCACCACCAAGACGGGAATTGATACAGGGCGTAACGGTTGCTGGACAATTTCTTTTTTTGACTCCTAATACTATAGTCTGTCGTAGTTACGTGATCTTCACAAGATTTTCACAAGTTTATGGTTGAACTTTTTCGCTGCCTACAATACAATATAGGCATAGGATACCCCCCTATCGTATAAAAATTTGGGGTAACTGGTTAACAGGTACGCTGTACACACGAGGTAGGAGGGTGCGCTATCAACCAAACATCACACTTTACACCTCTTGTCTCAATTATTGGTACTTTAACTTAAGATGATGAAAAAGCTTAAGTACTCCTAGAAACCCAGCAAAACCCCTTAAAAAACGCGAGATAAGAGCCGGAGCCAAATCAAGTATGGAGAATCGACATCACCTATATCCCGGTAGCTAACGGTCATGGTTACCTTATTCCGTGCTGGACAGTTACAGCCGTTACATTGTCCATGCGGAGTTGCTTCCCACCATGACCGCCGGGGATGGGAAAAAAGTTCTGGATAGAGCTCTGGCCGGGGAAGGTTTAATTACAGCTGCAAATAAACCGGTTTTTGTTTCCGACAACGGTACCCAGCTTGTGTCCAAAAGCTTTAAAAAGGGACAACCCCCAGGTTGCTTTTGCCGCGGTGGTGGAGCAGGGCAAGGGAGGTAGCTATTCGTCCGCTTACATCGCCCGGGATGTGCTGCAAGCGTATTTTCAGGGCAAAGACTAAGGGAGGGAATGTACAGTGAAGTGTAAAGACTGTGGCCGCGAAGGAGTATTCCTGCTGAAAACCGGAACTGTGATCGGAGTTTACTGTGGTGATTGTTATTTGCCGCTGTTTCGCGCCAACCGGGAAAAAACAAGGAGGAGGCAAAGCGTGGGTAACTGGATACCAAAGGGAAAAATAACCAATTCTTAATGCGGGATTAGGTTGGTTTAAAATACATATCAAGTACTGGTAGTTGGAGCGGGGCCTGTCGGCGCCTTTTTAGCCTACTGGCTGGCTAAAGAAGGGAGACGTGCTGCTGTTGGAGAAAACAAAAATGGTCCGGGAAAAGCCTTGCGGTGGCGCGATTTCCGTGAAGGCAAAACATTTACTGGGTTTGAGTTTCACCGCTATTGTAGAGGATGAGATTAATCGCTTATCGCTCACTCATGGTTTGAGCGACCCCTTGGAAATCAGTCTGGATTTTCCCTGGCTTACTTGGTGGAAAGAAAGCGCTTTGACTTCTTTCTGGTGGAGCAGGCTTTAAAGGCTGGCGCCCGGGTACATAATGAAAAAAAGATCTTGGGGATTGAGGTGCTGCCCGACCGGCCGCATATAGTCACTGATTATGGTTCCTTTGCCGACCAGATAGTGGTGGGCGCTGATGGTGCCAACAGTGTTGTCGCCAGGTTGCTGGATTTTGATGCGAAATAGAGACGCGCGGTTGCTTTGGACCGCTACTGTACAGGACACATACTGCCTATTATGTTCCTCTCTACGCAAGCTGCTTTTGAAGCTGCTCGAGAACGAGCCTGAGGTAGCCGAAAAGCTCATCGAGTTTTCTGGCACCAGGCCTGAGGTTCGGTCGGTATGTGGGGTTGATAAAGACAAACCTGCAGGCCACATGTACAGCAGTCCTGCTCAATTTGAAGAGACTGGCTAAACTCGCCCCAAAGCTATTCGGGTTGCCACCTCAGATTGTATCAGTGACTGCCACGTAGCTGCCGGTAAAGGCCGAATGGATTCCCAAAGCGGTTAAAGCTGGCTGTTGTCCGGATACGCATCTTTTTTCAAAGAA is a window encoding:
- a CDS encoding NAD(P)/FAD-dependent oxidoreductase is translated as MEQALKAGARVHNEKKILGIEVLPDRPHIVTDYGSFADQIVVGADGANSVVARLLDFDAK